One Setaria viridis chromosome 7, Setaria_viridis_v4.0, whole genome shotgun sequence genomic region harbors:
- the LOC117862732 gene encoding transcription factor BHLH6 isoform X3, whose product MDTQIAHVELAAKDLSASGCQGGPTGRSRIPARFPPGRYAEETRDQGRVRVLCGCGGPHLQASHAGAYKIAGGRPVSSSLPQRPRIHSKYRAEQSSEAAMEMGDSFEYYWEMQRLIESEELSSMYLGAQDDALSCYDSSSPDGSMSNSSWAPAVTVTAADDDKAAGGAGAAGANKNIIMERDRRRKLNEKLYALRSVVPNITKMDKASIIKDAIEYIEQLQAEERRMLQEVRALEPAGGSDEERYEYDEGLLLQAERTKKMRRARSVPSIAADGAAPPPPAPVEVLELRVSEVGERVLVVSVTCGKGRDAMARVCRAVEELRLRVITASITSVAGCLMHTIFVEVDQGDRIEMKHTIEAALTQLDTTTGSPPSVMSY is encoded by the exons ATGGACACACAAATTGCGCACGTTGAACTCGCTGCCAAGGACCTCAGCGCGTCAGGCTGCCAGGGCGGGCCCACGGGGCGCTCCAGGATTCCCGCACGTTTCCCTCCTGGTCGTTACGCGGAGGAGACCCGGGACCAGGGACGCGTCCGCGTCCTGTGCGGTTGCGGTGGGCCCCacctgcaagcctcacatgcCGGAGCCTATAAGATAGCTGGAGGGCGACCTGTGAGCTCATCACTCCCGCAGCGACCAAGAATTCATTCCAAAtacagagcagagcagagtaGTGAGGCAGCCATGGAGATGGGAGACAGCTTCGAGTACTACTGGGAGATGCAGCGTTTGATAGAATCCGAGGAGCTCAG CAGCATGTACCTGGGCGCGCAGGACGACGCACTGTCCTGCTACGACTCCAGCTCGCCGGACGGCTCCATGTCCAACTCGTCCTGGGCGCCGGCGGTGACGGTGACCGCGGCGGACGACGACAAGGCGGCGGGTggtgccggcgcggcgggcgccaaCAAGAACATCATCATGGAGCGCGACCGCCGCCGGAAGCTCAACGAGAAGCTCTACGCGCTGCGCAGCGTCGTGCCCAACATCACAAAG ATGGACAAGGCGTCGATCATCAAGGACGCGATCGAGTACATCGAGCAGCTGcaggcggaggagcggcggaTGCTGCAGGAGGTGCGCGCGCTGGAGcccgccggcggcagcgacgaggaGCGCTACGAGTACGACGAAGGCCTCCTCCTGCAGGCGGAGCGGACGAAGAAGATGAGGCGGGCGCGGTCGGTCCCGTccatcgccgccgacggcgccgcgccgccgcccccggcgcccgTGGAGGTCCTGGAGCTGCGCGTGTCGGAGGTGGGCGAGCGCGTGCTGGTGGTGAGCGTGACGTGCGGCAAGGGGCGCGACGCCATGGCCCGCGTGTGCCGCGCCGTCGAGGAGCTCCGGCTCCGCGTCATCACCGCCAGCATCACCTCCGTCGCGGGGTGCCTCATGCACACAATCTTCGTCGAG gtggATCAAGGGGACCGTATCGAGATGAAGCACACGATCGAGGCCGCTCTCACGCAGCTCGACACCACCACCGGGAGCCCACCAAGTGTGATGAGCTATTAG
- the LOC117862732 gene encoding transcription factor BHLH6 isoform X4 encodes MEMGDSFEYYWEMQRLIESEELSMYLGAQDDALSCYDSSSPDGSMSNSSWAPAVTVTAADDDKAAGGAGAAGANKNIIMERDRRRKLNEKLYALRSVVPNITKMDKASIIKDAIEYIEQLQAEERRMLQEVRALEPAGGSDEERYEYDEGLLLQAERTKKMRRARSVPSIAADGAAPPPPAPVEVLELRVSEVGERVLVVSVTCGKGRDAMARVCRAVEELRLRVITASITSVAGCLMHTIFVEVDQGDRIEMKHTIEAALTQLDTTTGSPPSVMSY; translated from the exons ATGGAGATGGGAGACAGCTTCGAGTACTACTGGGAGATGCAGCGTTTGATAGAATCCGAGGAGCTCAG CATGTACCTGGGCGCGCAGGACGACGCACTGTCCTGCTACGACTCCAGCTCGCCGGACGGCTCCATGTCCAACTCGTCCTGGGCGCCGGCGGTGACGGTGACCGCGGCGGACGACGACAAGGCGGCGGGTggtgccggcgcggcgggcgccaaCAAGAACATCATCATGGAGCGCGACCGCCGCCGGAAGCTCAACGAGAAGCTCTACGCGCTGCGCAGCGTCGTGCCCAACATCACAAAG ATGGACAAGGCGTCGATCATCAAGGACGCGATCGAGTACATCGAGCAGCTGcaggcggaggagcggcggaTGCTGCAGGAGGTGCGCGCGCTGGAGcccgccggcggcagcgacgaggaGCGCTACGAGTACGACGAAGGCCTCCTCCTGCAGGCGGAGCGGACGAAGAAGATGAGGCGGGCGCGGTCGGTCCCGTccatcgccgccgacggcgccgcgccgccgcccccggcgcccgTGGAGGTCCTGGAGCTGCGCGTGTCGGAGGTGGGCGAGCGCGTGCTGGTGGTGAGCGTGACGTGCGGCAAGGGGCGCGACGCCATGGCCCGCGTGTGCCGCGCCGTCGAGGAGCTCCGGCTCCGCGTCATCACCGCCAGCATCACCTCCGTCGCGGGGTGCCTCATGCACACAATCTTCGTCGAG gtggATCAAGGGGACCGTATCGAGATGAAGCACACGATCGAGGCCGCTCTCACGCAGCTCGACACCACCACCGGGAGCCCACCAAGTGTGATGAGCTATTAG
- the LOC117862732 gene encoding transcription factor BHLH6 isoform X1 — MDTQIAHVELAAKDLSASGCQGGPTGRSRIPARFPPGRYAEETRDQGRVRVLCGCGGPHLQASHAGAYKIAGGRPVSSSLPQRPRIHSKYRAEQSSEAAMEMGDSFEYYWEMQRLIESEELSSMYLGAQDDALSCYDSSSPDGSMSNSSWAPAVTVTAADDDKAAGGAGAAGANKNIIMERDRRRKLNEKLYALRSVVPNITKMDKASIIKDAIEYIEQLQAEERRMLQEVRALEPAGGSDEERYEYDEGLLLQAERTKKMRRARSVPSIAADGAAPPPPAPVEVLELRVSEVGERVLVVSVTCGKGRDAMARVCRAVEELRLRVITASITSVAGCLMHTIFVEMRDPVGRRGRRRTEQRRQDATPPHRISPTHVKQRYQVPRNKFLSTCLILQYNVKRELHVLES, encoded by the exons ATGGACACACAAATTGCGCACGTTGAACTCGCTGCCAAGGACCTCAGCGCGTCAGGCTGCCAGGGCGGGCCCACGGGGCGCTCCAGGATTCCCGCACGTTTCCCTCCTGGTCGTTACGCGGAGGAGACCCGGGACCAGGGACGCGTCCGCGTCCTGTGCGGTTGCGGTGGGCCCCacctgcaagcctcacatgcCGGAGCCTATAAGATAGCTGGAGGGCGACCTGTGAGCTCATCACTCCCGCAGCGACCAAGAATTCATTCCAAAtacagagcagagcagagtaGTGAGGCAGCCATGGAGATGGGAGACAGCTTCGAGTACTACTGGGAGATGCAGCGTTTGATAGAATCCGAGGAGCTCAG CAGCATGTACCTGGGCGCGCAGGACGACGCACTGTCCTGCTACGACTCCAGCTCGCCGGACGGCTCCATGTCCAACTCGTCCTGGGCGCCGGCGGTGACGGTGACCGCGGCGGACGACGACAAGGCGGCGGGTggtgccggcgcggcgggcgccaaCAAGAACATCATCATGGAGCGCGACCGCCGCCGGAAGCTCAACGAGAAGCTCTACGCGCTGCGCAGCGTCGTGCCCAACATCACAAAG ATGGACAAGGCGTCGATCATCAAGGACGCGATCGAGTACATCGAGCAGCTGcaggcggaggagcggcggaTGCTGCAGGAGGTGCGCGCGCTGGAGcccgccggcggcagcgacgaggaGCGCTACGAGTACGACGAAGGCCTCCTCCTGCAGGCGGAGCGGACGAAGAAGATGAGGCGGGCGCGGTCGGTCCCGTccatcgccgccgacggcgccgcgccgccgcccccggcgcccgTGGAGGTCCTGGAGCTGCGCGTGTCGGAGGTGGGCGAGCGCGTGCTGGTGGTGAGCGTGACGTGCGGCAAGGGGCGCGACGCCATGGCCCGCGTGTGCCGCGCCGTCGAGGAGCTCCGGCTCCGCGTCATCACCGCCAGCATCACCTCCGTCGCGGGGTGCCTCATGCACACAATCTTCGTCGAG ATGCGAGATCCGGTGGGCCGGCGTGGGAGGAGGAGAACGGAGCAGAGGAGACAGGACGCCACGCCTCCGCATCGAATCTCCCCCACTCATGTGAAGCAGAGATATCAAGTGCCCCGCAACAAATTCCTCTCCACATGTTTGATTCTCCAGTACAATGTCAAGCGCGAACTGCACGTGCTCGAATCCTGA
- the LOC117862732 gene encoding transcription factor BHLH6 isoform X2: MEMGDSFEYYWEMQRLIESEELSMYLGAQDDALSCYDSSSPDGSMSNSSWAPAVTVTAADDDKAAGGAGAAGANKNIIMERDRRRKLNEKLYALRSVVPNITKMDKASIIKDAIEYIEQLQAEERRMLQEVRALEPAGGSDEERYEYDEGLLLQAERTKKMRRARSVPSIAADGAAPPPPAPVEVLELRVSEVGERVLVVSVTCGKGRDAMARVCRAVEELRLRVITASITSVAGCLMHTIFVEMRDPVGRRGRRRTEQRRQDATPPHRISPTHVKQRYQVPRNKFLSTCLILQYNVKRELHVLES, from the exons ATGGAGATGGGAGACAGCTTCGAGTACTACTGGGAGATGCAGCGTTTGATAGAATCCGAGGAGCTCAG CATGTACCTGGGCGCGCAGGACGACGCACTGTCCTGCTACGACTCCAGCTCGCCGGACGGCTCCATGTCCAACTCGTCCTGGGCGCCGGCGGTGACGGTGACCGCGGCGGACGACGACAAGGCGGCGGGTggtgccggcgcggcgggcgccaaCAAGAACATCATCATGGAGCGCGACCGCCGCCGGAAGCTCAACGAGAAGCTCTACGCGCTGCGCAGCGTCGTGCCCAACATCACAAAG ATGGACAAGGCGTCGATCATCAAGGACGCGATCGAGTACATCGAGCAGCTGcaggcggaggagcggcggaTGCTGCAGGAGGTGCGCGCGCTGGAGcccgccggcggcagcgacgaggaGCGCTACGAGTACGACGAAGGCCTCCTCCTGCAGGCGGAGCGGACGAAGAAGATGAGGCGGGCGCGGTCGGTCCCGTccatcgccgccgacggcgccgcgccgccgcccccggcgcccgTGGAGGTCCTGGAGCTGCGCGTGTCGGAGGTGGGCGAGCGCGTGCTGGTGGTGAGCGTGACGTGCGGCAAGGGGCGCGACGCCATGGCCCGCGTGTGCCGCGCCGTCGAGGAGCTCCGGCTCCGCGTCATCACCGCCAGCATCACCTCCGTCGCGGGGTGCCTCATGCACACAATCTTCGTCGAG ATGCGAGATCCGGTGGGCCGGCGTGGGAGGAGGAGAACGGAGCAGAGGAGACAGGACGCCACGCCTCCGCATCGAATCTCCCCCACTCATGTGAAGCAGAGATATCAAGTGCCCCGCAACAAATTCCTCTCCACATGTTTGATTCTCCAGTACAATGTCAAGCGCGAACTGCACGTGCTCGAATCCTGA
- the LOC117864608 gene encoding L10-interacting MYB domain-containing protein-like — translation MNNRASWDEPTTKILLDLCIEQKNQLNWSDRCLTKLGWRNVHSRFRAETGLQLGTKQLQNKLSNLRRQFFAWRALETSSGLGRDTQTGGVSADATYWEQDQQDTQARSQSSSVKPPPFLNELFELYGHEPQDRGTLLTAGGT, via the exons ATGAATAACCGTGCCAGCTGGGATGAGCCCACGACAAAAATTTTGCTGGACTTGTGCATTGAACAAAAGAACCAGCTCAACTGGAGCGATAGATGcctcactaagttgggatggaGGAATGTGCACTCCAGGTTCAGGGCAGAAACTGGATTGCAATTGGGAACgaagcagctgcagaacaagctcAGCAACTTGAGGAGGCAATTCTTCGCCTGGCGGGCATTGGAAACCTCATCTGGTTTAGGGCGCGACACACAAACTGGTGGTGTGTCTGCTGATGCCACGTATTGGGAGCAGGACCAACAG GACACCCAGGCGAGGTCACAGTCGAGTTctgtgaagcctccacctttcCTCAACGAGTTGTTTGAGTTGTATGGCCACGAACCCCAAGACAGGGGCACCTTGCTGACGGCCGGAG GTACTTGA
- the LOC117862432 gene encoding beta-glucuronosyltransferase GlcAT14A encodes MRPRRLPPCLAATALSAALLLLVLLRTSSSSSSHAPLLAWPSSRHPTPPLPPAAARAEWGPSRPPSLAYWISGTGGDARRVLRLLRAVYHPRNRYLLHLDAGAAAEERQALAEAVRTEEPAWREFRNVDVIGDAYAVDRTGSSALAAVLHGAAVLLRRGPHWDWLVTLSAEDYPLVTQDDLLYAFSSVPRDLNFIDHTSDLGWKEHERFEKIIVDPSLYMDRNTEPILSKETRRMPDAFQIFTGSPWLILSRSFTEHCVHGWDNLPRKLLMYFANTAYSMESYFQTLICNSSDFRNTTVNGDLRYFVWDDPPGLDPLVLNESNFQNMVNSSAAFARRFEEDAPVLKKMDDELLNRSRVQLVPGVWCPNLGKEQREVDMDSCLKWGDINAVRPGPAGERLRRFISEISKTRGCGLAAS; translated from the exons ATGCGGCCGCGCCGGCTGCCCCCGTgcctggcggcgacggcgttaTCCgcagcgctgctgctgctcgtgctgctccgtacttcctcctcctcatcctcccacGCGCCGCTCCTCGCCTGGCCGTCATCCCGccaccccacgccgccgctgccgccggcagcggcgcgggcggagTGGGGGCCCAGCCGCCCGCCGTCCCTCGCGTACTGGATCTCCGGCACGGGCGGGGACGCGCGCCGCGTGCTGCGCCTGCTCCGGGCGGTGTACCACCCGCGCAACCGCTACCTGCTGCACCTCGACGCCGGGGCGGCCGCCGAGGAGCGCCAGGCGCTGGCGGAGGCGGTGAGGACAGAGGAGCCCGCGTGGAGGGAGTTCCGGAACGTCGACGTCATCGGGGACGCATACGCGGTCGACCGGACCGGGTCCtcggcgctcgccgccgtgtTGCACGGGGCGGCCGTCCTCCTTAGGCGAGGGCCCCACTGGGACTGGCTCGTCACGCTCAGTGCAGAGGACTACCCGCTCGTCACGCAGGACG ATCTCCTTTATGCTTTTTCTTCTGTTCCAAGGGACCTCAACTTTATTGATCACACAAGTGATCTGGGATGGAAAGA GCATGAAAGGTTTGAAAAGATTATTGTTGACCCAAGTCTATATATGGACAGAAACACTGAACCCATCCTTTCAAAAGAAACAAGACGAATGCCTGATGCATTCCAGATATTCACAG GTTCTCCGTGGTTAATTCTGAGCAGGAGCTTCACTGAACACTGTGTGCATGGTTGGGACAACCTACCCCGCAAACTGCTGATGTACTTTGCCAACACAGCTTACTCCATGGAATCCTACTTCCAGACTCTCATCTGCAACTCCTCTGACTTTCGAAACACAACAGTCAACGGCGATCTGCGGTACTTTGTCTGGGACGACCCTCCAGGCCTCGACCCGCTTGTTCTTAATGAATCAAACTTTCAGAACATGGTGAACAGCAGTGCTGCCTTTGCAAGGCGGTTCGAGGAGGACGCGCCagtgctgaagaagatggaTGATGAACTACTGAACCGGTCCCGGGTCCAGCTGGTTCCTGGGGTTTGGTGTCCGAACTTGGGGAAAGAACAGAGGGAGGTGGATATGGACTCGTGCTTGAAATGGGGTGATATCAATGCCGTCAGACCTGGTCCTGCTGGGGAGCGTCTCAGGCGGTTCATTTCTGAGATCAGTAAGACTAGAGGTTGCGGGCTTGCAGCTAGCTGA